Proteins from one Cryptomeria japonica chromosome 4, Sugi_1.0, whole genome shotgun sequence genomic window:
- the LOC131071038 gene encoding probable LRR receptor-like serine/threonine-protein kinase At1g05700: MVIDVTRDMLIRKLAAFELSEFGESIPKLESTFKAIISRKQKYNRREIYTRVSSYVKEMRELEELEALITRRLPKGAGFISLDCGGTENYTDDAGIQWMPDDPYINSGQKFNLSNTAVGGEGSRQLTSLRRFPEKRKSCYQLTPVQIGTKYLLRGTFFYGNHDNLSSPPKFDLLLDADVWDRLPFSDPKELVVQREIIFMAKFDPTNVCLARNNLSIGSPIISSLELRPLNHNMYWPVNRDFSLLRIVHRNYAPQGSSDLRYPDDQFDRLWYPASLHLPPITTSMEVSMGVAYDQPPSLVMQGAVRSNLNSPSVIDIPFKLNARNGYLYISAYFAELEADLNATRLREFDFFLDDKKLNSDPIQPKYLQSSNVSVLVRYGITNGIAFRFQATNRSTLPPIANALEWYLQSSQNQQGTFTKDVSPASKRAFWSDLDGMISQYLDQNILIRGDFNAIRSSKDKSGGISRLVRS; the protein is encoded by the exons atggtgatagatgtgactagagacatgctgattAGAAAGCTTGCtgcctttgagttgagtgaattcgGTGAATCCATTCCTAAGTTAGAATCTACATTTAAAGCTATTATTTCTAGGAAGCAAAAATATAATCGGAGAGAAATTTATACAAGGGTGTCCAGTTATGtgaaggagatgagagagcttgaagagcttgaagccctgaTTACCAGAAggttgcctaaaggagctg GATTCATTAGCCTCGACTGCGGAGGCACCGAAAACTACACAGATGATGCTGGAATACAATGGATGCCAGATGACCCTTACATCAATTCTGGACAGAAATTTAATCTTTCAAATACTGCTGTTGGAGGAGAAGGATCTAGGCAATTGACCAGCCTTAGAAGATTTCCCGAGAAAAGGAAAAGTTGTTACCAGTTAACGCCAGTGCAGATTGGAACAAAATATCTTCTCCGCGGAACATTCTTTTATGGGAACCATGACAATCTCAGCTCACCTCCAAAGTTTGATCTCCTTTTGGACGCCGACGTTTGGGACAGATTGCCATTTAGTGATCCAAAAGAATTAGTTGTTCAGAGAGAAATCATTTTCATGGCAAAGTTCGATCCAACTAATGTCTGCCTTGCCCGAAATAATCTGAGTATTGGATCACCCATCATTTCTTCTTTGGAACTGCGACCTCTCAATCATAACATGTATTGGCCTGTCAACAGAGATTTTTCACTATTGAGGATAGTGCACAGAAACTATGCACCTCAAGGTTCTAGCGACCTCAG GTACCCGGATGACCAATTTGATAGACTTTGGTATCCAGCTTCACTACACCTTCCACCTATCACAACCAGTATGGAAGTATCTATGGGAGTGGCTTATGACCAACCTCCATCTCTTGTCATGCAAGGAGCAGTAAGAAGCAACCTCAACTCCCCCTCTGTGATAGATATACCTTTCAAGTTGAATGCGCGTAATGGATACCTTTATATTTCTGCGTATTTCGCTGAGTTAGAAGCTGATTTGAATGCAACAAGGCTTCGAGAATTTGACTTCTTTCTAGATGATAAAAAGCTTAATAGTGATCCCATTCagcccaaatatctgcaatcatCAAATGTATCTGTCCTCGTACGATATGGCATTACTAATGGTATAGCATTTCGCTTCCAAGCAACAAATCGTTCTACTTTGCCTCCAATAGCAAATGCTCTTGAATGGTATCTTCAAAGTTCTCAAAATCAACAAGGAACATTCACTAAAGATG TTTCCCCTGCTTCCAAACGTGCTTTCTGGTCGGACCTAGATGGGATGATTTCTCAGTATCTGGATCAAAATATTCTCATAAGAGGGGACTTTAATGCCATTAGAAGTTCAAAGGATAAAAGTGGTGGCATTTCGAGACTTGTTAGATCTTAA